One Solirubrobacter pauli DNA segment encodes these proteins:
- the proB gene encoding glutamate 5-kinase yields the protein MPVAVVKLGSSIVAEDSGALRLSVVARICEEVAALHAAGVDVVVVTSGAIARGIHLLGLGGRPRAVEELQAASAVGQGRLYRTYDEHLRERGIQSAQVLLTFFDMSARTHYLNARRTLRTLVDWRIVPVINENDTTTTDEISFGDNDFLAAQVAVLVDASLLLLLTSTAGLFTADPRSDPAARLVETVDDPAELAALSISAETSALGSGGMRSKVAAAEMATAAGIPTVIGSGFEPGVLARAWAGEPVGTRFAPHPVRQPSFKLWLRYAKPSLGSVVVDAGAARALRDGGTSLLPVGIVGVEGAFEAGDAVEVVADGSAVGKGISNYSAAELRRVMGLKSGAVREVLPRATEEAVHRDYFVLV from the coding sequence GTGCCGGTCGCGGTCGTCAAGCTCGGGTCGTCGATCGTCGCGGAGGACAGCGGCGCGCTGCGGCTGTCCGTGGTCGCGCGGATCTGCGAGGAGGTCGCGGCGCTGCACGCGGCCGGCGTCGACGTGGTCGTGGTCACCAGCGGGGCGATCGCGCGCGGCATCCACCTGCTCGGGCTCGGCGGGCGCCCGCGGGCGGTCGAGGAGCTGCAGGCGGCGTCCGCGGTCGGCCAGGGGCGGCTCTACCGCACCTACGACGAGCATCTGCGCGAGCGCGGCATCCAGTCGGCGCAGGTGCTGCTGACGTTCTTCGACATGAGCGCGCGCACGCACTACCTGAACGCGCGCCGCACGCTGCGCACGCTCGTCGACTGGCGGATCGTCCCGGTCATCAACGAGAACGACACGACGACCACGGACGAGATCTCGTTCGGCGACAACGACTTCCTCGCCGCGCAGGTGGCGGTGCTCGTCGACGCGTCACTGCTGCTGCTGCTGACGTCGACCGCCGGCCTGTTCACCGCGGACCCGCGCTCGGACCCCGCCGCGCGGCTGGTGGAGACGGTCGACGATCCGGCGGAGCTGGCGGCGCTGAGCATCTCCGCCGAGACGTCCGCGCTGGGCTCCGGCGGGATGCGCTCGAAGGTCGCGGCCGCCGAGATGGCGACCGCCGCCGGCATCCCGACCGTGATCGGCTCCGGGTTCGAGCCCGGTGTGCTCGCGCGTGCCTGGGCGGGGGAGCCGGTCGGGACGCGCTTCGCGCCGCACCCGGTGCGCCAGCCGTCCTTCAAGCTCTGGCTGCGCTACGCGAAGCCGTCGCTGGGGTCCGTCGTGGTCGACGCGGGCGCGGCGCGGGCGCTGCGCGACGGCGGGACGTCACTGCTCCCGGTCGGGATCGTCGGCGTGGAAGGCGCGTTCGAGGCGGGCGACGCCGTCGAGGTCGTCGCCGACGGCAGCGCGGTCGGCAAGGGCATCTCGAACTACTCCGCGGCCGAGCTGCGGCGCGTGATGGGGCTCAAGTCGGGCGCCGTGCGCGAGGTGCTGCCCCGGGCGACCGAGGAAGCCGTGCACCGCGACTACTTCGTGCTGGTGTAG